GtgtagcttttatttatttcagaggAACATCATTTGACAAACATAATTAGATGACTGTGCTGATTACTCTGGGACCACTGACTGCTATATCTCTACTTTACTTTTAGTTTTACTCCCTTCCAGCTTATACCCCTGAAGTGTAGTGACCTCTCTGTCCATTGAAGAAATTCAAAGTCAAACCCAAACAAAGCCAGTTTTGTGAAACGTTTTATAAAGGAGAGGATTTGGAAGCCTCTAAGGATACATTTGCATTATACCTTGGTGAACAAAAATGTACCCGtacaggacattttttttgATGTTGTGTATTCCCGTTGCCAAAAGCCAACCGGCTTGTACTTGTGCAACATGAGATTGTGCTGATGGAAAATACACAATCAAAAATGGAGAAAGTGAAGCTGGTGCAAGAAATTGGTATTATCATAAGAACGTGAATAGTGCAATTATGTTATCCTGTTTGAAGTTTTTGCTAGTTCCACCACACCTGATtcccataaatatatttatcaaGCACTTTATGAATTGGATCAGATACTTTAGGTGTACCTCTGTTTGGCTAGAAAGCATTGCCCCAATTAAATTTAGTGGATGGAACAATTCAGACAAGCCTTTCAGGATCATTTTCAAGGAGCCATGAGTAATGTGTGCATTTTGCACAGCTCTACTTTAATAAGGTCTTCATACCTTCATACAGATGCCTTGGGTTTGGGAGTAGTTCTAATATAAGAACATATGGGCAAGCAGCATCTACCCCCAGGAGACCCATTATTCTGCACAGAAAAGGAGTGTTTAGCACTTGATTCTctgaaatttgatttttttaaaattcccaCTTGACTTGTTGGTACTTGTCCTTGCAGCCCTGGCAATTTGCAGTCAGTCTTCAGAGAGGAAAAGGCAACATTACAGCagatttgcttttcttttaccTTCCTTGCAAGAGTTCAGGGGAACTGAAATGAGGTTTCCTAAGCCCATGGAGTGAATGCTCTGCCTAGAGCATGCCATGGATTAGTGTGAGCATTTTACCATGGACCATGTCATGgcatttcatctgtttattgtCTAAACTTGTAAGCTATATACAGTCATGCAAAGGGCCAGATTTAGATTCCTAGCCATAGGTCTTCATATCGTGATCTGTTGTAAGTATGGTGCAATTGTTGTTGCTTTGTGTTCTGATGGTGAAATTCGGTGGTGTTACATAGAATCTGTGTTACACAGAAACATGGTTCTTCAACAGTTATATATGGgtttatttgataaataatgGTTGCTATCTTCCTAATATATTtctgatataaaatatttctgataaggaaacactttgttatagggttctacatagaacctctAAGAGTTAACCCAGAGTTTTAGTTTGCTCACTAAAGATCCCAGTAATATAATGAGTTTGCTTTACGtagcattttaaacattttttgtaacatttgttGTTTTCCATACCTGTCGTGTTTTTCAGGATTCATGACAAAGTGTGGGTGAGCATATGTGTAAGAGTCTAAAATCACCTTAGTTTTTACTGTTCTTGCTCTGAGTTCAAAATAACCTGTACCCAATATAATATaccaaatataattaaataaataaaacatttgtttctagTTACTGTCATTTTACAGCAATCAACATGGTTGAGAAAATTTATTTCAGGGAGCCTCAACTCCCGAATGTCACAGTTTGGTGGTGTCCTTCCTGCCCTGATATACTCACTAAACCTGGAAATAAACTGATGAGTTATATCTGCTTTCTCTTAGCATGGAAATCAGCAAACTGTGCTCGTGGCTCCAGGATGTGTTGGGGATTTTCCTCTGGTTtataatacacaaaaatgttGAGGTTGTGGTGTGGTATGGGCTTCATTGCTCTTTGTTTTTTGAAGTAGGCGGTTGGAGGCTAGAGAAAAATCTAGTCTATATGTATTTAGGCAGTAAGAACTCTTGACAGTTTTGAAAAGCCCTGTATGTTTCAGTTTTGATTCTGAATTTTCCACCTCTGGTCTCCCACACACGAAAAAAAGTTCATATTTTCCCACACCAACGTTCTGCCCATGTCTTAAGTCAGTCTTCTCACACCATATTTTTAGATTGCAATCAGATGTTCAAGCATAGTTGAAGAGCCCTTGAGAGAAAGTTCCCGCATGTGTAGCTGCCAGCAAGTCCAAATGTCTCTGAAATTAGATCTTGCTTACTAGTGCTTACCGATGAGCAAATAAACAAAGGTTGCTGCAGCTGTTTACTCACTGACTGATGGTTGTAGTGGCTGATTGCTGGTTGCATTAAAGGTTATACATACAATATGAATGCATGTAATTTATGTACAGAATGAAGCACAAAGTGCATTAATTAGAACTCTTTGGCCTTTCATGCCTAAGCAATGTGATAGATCTAACCTCTTTCCATGCCCTTCTGTTACAGGTGTCTCTCAGGTACCACTGCCGTCTGTATAATGAATGGCGTCAGACTAATCAAAGGGTGGTGCTTCTGCTTCCCAAGTCCCACAGTGATTCACTGGGAAATCCGTCAGTGACAGGCCTGCTGAATGTAAAACGACCGTCCAAAGAATCTATAGTGTGACTGCATTTTTAAGTCCACATAAACTCAGAGTGCACAGAAGACTGGCCTGAGAGGAAAGGCCAAGAACTGTTGGAAGAAACAGTGACACTGATTCTACTGTTTAATTCTGAAAAAGACTACTGAGGAACCATGGACGCATTTCAGAGCTTTGAAGGAATCCAGCTGCCTGTGGACTTTGTTAGCAAGTTGCTAACATTATCTGTGGATGGACGTTAAGGACTGTGTAATACATTTCGTCTTGTTGATTACGCAACAGTATGGATCCatacctttttttgttttgtcttttgacacacatatatatatgggaTGTCGACATGTCCAGTAACATCCCACAGAGGTTTTATTTTCAGCCTGACGCCTGTATGATAATTCTGCTAAGGAGATGCAGTCAGTTATTTATGAGAGAAACTTActttgtcattcttttttttttttttttttttttgaccattatttgttttgtaaatGGAATACATGTAATGTTTTTAGGTAAGGGGTCCCCAGTCAAGGAATCTGCAATTTAAGAGCTTTTCCTGCTTTTTCCGTTGTAAATTCACAAGTTATTATTTGCAAGTTGTCATTTGTGTTAAAGTACCTCAAGCTCAGTAAGAGAAATACCCTGTGAGGAGACTTTTTTAATTAACCTTAGAGCCTTTGTAATGGTTTCACATGTTTGAAAAAATTGTTCTGataataaatgtcatttaataacatttacatacagtagGTTAAATTCAAGAAATTAAAATCCTTAATTATGATTCAACTTTAGttgactgttaaaaaaaaccctacttttttccccccacttgaTCAGATAAGTATGGGTGCGTCACATGATTAGCAACGTTAACATCTCATCACAGTGCTAGTGCTTAGTACACCACgtgtttgtgtataaaatgctaaaataccTATATGATACCTAAATGCAGTGATCACAGGCACTGATAGAGAAAAGAAGCTGAGGAAGAACTGAGTAACAATAATCACTTCATTTTCTGTGAGAGGGTGAAATGAGTGGCTAAGCATGTTGCTAATTTTGATTCATATGGGGCTAACTGACATCATTGACTGCCATAGTCTGAGTCAACCTGACCTGAAAAACAGCagataaaagacatttttttaaatctgtcatCATGAGAAGACCAACACTGTTCTTTCCTGAGCAGTTCTCCACAGGAGCTAAAGCTAATACTAAGAAGCTgttttgtaaagtaaaaaaaaaaaaacaataataataaataagggGACATGTGCCTTTTCTGTTTTTGgactgcattcattcatccaaaGAATTCCAAAAAAATCCCTCCTGAATGACTTTATAATGATCCCTTATGTTTCTATATAGCATCAACCAAGCACAATGTAAACACttattcaaaataaacattttttcttttcttggagGTTTTTTAAGGTTGTATGACCTTAAATACAGGGAAAACAGTTCCTTTCCCCGTCACGGTTCCCTTATAAAGCAGAGGTATTCAAACCTTAAGGAACATGGAGAAAGTGAAGTAAGCAGAATGGATTTTAATTAGACTTGATTTAATGtaaagtattaaataatattactaaTGTTTAATAGAATGGCTTAGAGTATGGCTTTTTTGGCTATAAACAGAAGAGTGCCTGCAGTGTTAGAGTTATGGAGAAATTTATGGTACCAGTTGTTAGAAAGTGAAAAATGGAATGAAAAATGGGCAACAATATGACTGTTAGGGTGAGTAATATAGAAAATTTAACAGATGTATAAGGGCCTCTGCCAACAAAACTTTGAATACCACTCTCTTAATGGACATGAACCCAGTTAGTTTGCTGCTTTTTCCGTCATAGGAATTcaattcaaatacattttatttgtgtggCACTTCTAATAATATACATTGTGACacagcagctttatagaaatccagatgtagatttaatTTTAGATCCCTAAAGAGCAAGCCAGAAGTGAccgtggtgaagaaaaaccactGTGAGATGACctgaaactttgagaggaacctgaCTCAAAAAGAAAACTCACCCTCTTCTgtgtgacactggatagtgagaTCATAAAtaattactcttctacaactgtacaataaaaattcaaaacagtaccaagtgtgttaaaaggatgtTAAATATGAGCATCATAGTCTTCATAACAGCTTGGGTACTTAGGTACAAGTGTCTTCATGTGTTAAAATGAATTCTTATTCAATTTTCCACCAAGAAAGTAAGTGTAATTCGAAGACTCATGACTTTTTAACATAATTAAATTTTAACACGCTTTCTACATGACACCGTTCCATTACTTTACCTCCACCAGTAGCAATGATATGAATCCTGCAAGGAGTTATTGCCTAAAGTACAGTTTCAACTAATTATCATGTATCgataattattttttctttacgCTGGATCCATTATCAAAATTCAACACCAACTCAAAAATCAGCACTGGTTGTATAAACCAAACGAGTGCTTATTGCATGGAAATCGCTAATGAGACCCTCACGGAATAAAACAGACGTCCTTCATTAAACTCAGGAATGCGCCACCTGCTCGTATCAGCTGTAGTGCAATGTGTCCAGTCCATTAAAAGAAGTGTGGAGGGTATTCAGGTCCATCCAGACTGTAATGtttccaatttttttccccctgccaCTGGCTAACTTTCTGCTTGCAAATATTTGCCCTTGAAAACGGTCAGGCAACATAATTAAACTTCAAGGCAAAACATCACACTGACAAAGACCCTGCAAAAGCTTTTAAAAGAATTTGCACCTTGGTTTCTTCATTGTGCGCatcacacattttttacattctgCAAGCTTGGTATAATACAAACTAAAAATGCATTAGTTCACTGGTtactagttttaaaaaaaataaaaatttacagcAACGAACTGAGCATGACAACTTTGTTCCAGAAAGAACCCAAATTGGTCCGACGATAGAAAAGGGTGTTCAGTAATACACGTTCTTCCTGGAAGGAATTTGCTTCTTGTGCAAatattcaatcaatcaatcaatcaataaatgaCAGGGATGCCTCTGCTGCTAACAAGTACAGTACTTCTTTAtaatttgaccttgctgtgaccttgaccttgtCTAGATCAATTCCAGCATtgaatcagttcatctgctggtgaGAATGATGATTCCCTATAAAGCCTACATACATTCAAATACTCATTCTTGACATCTCAATCTGACAGACATATGGCCAGACCAAAAGACAACCGTCATGTTCTCAGATGCAAAACAGAAAACCTCAACCACTTCGTGGTCTAGCCTTATGCTTCCTTCATGTTTAGTGATGCTGGTTTATGACTCAGGAAAGTATGGCAGCCAGTGAATCTATACAAACCATCAGATGAACTCTCACTGTGCAGTTGAGTAAATTATTTACCCAAAGCTaaaagtgagagaatgagaggctCGAAATCACTCATCTtccacagaaaaagaaattcaaCAGACATTTGTCCATAGAATTTAGAAATTTTAGGGAAAGAAAACCCAAGGAAAAAGCAGACAGACTAGAtagaaaatacaacaaaattttattttgccTTACAAACTGTAAAGGTTAGAGCAAAAGCATGCAAGTGACATGAAGGACAACCCACAATTCTACTCAAAGTTAAGATGAAAATCAAAATATAGGCATAAGACTATTCAGAGTTAGATAAGAGGAACAATCTggcataaaataaaagcaagtcCATCCAAGGCTAATTCTTAAGAGGTAATTCGATATAAATGGCACCATTACACTCAGCTGCTTTAGTGTCTCGTCACAATGAGATATTGCGTAGCCAATTTACCCAATTTACAGACTGCTTACATAAACTGCTGGCAAAGTACAGTAGCTAAACAACATTATGCTAGCCTCCACGTTTCTTCTCTAACTTatcaattaaacattttgcCAGGGAGTGTAAGTCAGCATGCTGGCACTTCAAGAGTAGAAAAACTGGCACGGTGAATATTGGTTAATCAAGTTTCAAGAGAAAAGTATCCAAAGAACCGAATGTGTCTAGACTGCCACCTTGTGGTGCTTTGCAGTTTAAACACTCCTTGAGTTTAAAGACTAACAATATGAATATATCCAGCAGCCCTCTCTAAAATGGTATTTGAAACTGCAGTCTGTTTTTACCTTCCATGTGTGAATTTAGTCTACATTCCATTATACAGAACCTGTCTGGCTAAAAACTACAAAACTAGtataaaataacttttctataAAGAGACCCTTAAAAtgccatgtttaaaaaatgaggaTACAGAAAAAAGGTAAAATCACAGCACCTGGAGGACTTGGTAATTTTGCAAAAGCTGCCTACTCGTCACTGAGCTCTCAGTCTCACTACAGTCCTCCACTGATCGCTAAATTTTGGTTCATAGAAAGAAAGTTGAAGAGTTTTTACGAATtcacatacaaaataaaaatgtaccaaaaaaggtttataatccattaaaactaaaaaaagaaaaaaaaaaaaaaaaaaaaaaacttcacttaGTTTATTATACACAAGTGATACAAAAATAGTTCTGAGGTGGTTGTAGAGTTGGCAGCTGAACCTGGCTGTAGTGGAAGAGTTAGGTGGTGTGTAGTGTTACTGCTCTCACATGATCGAGCAGCCTCTCTTGGCGCCCTCTCTTGGTGGTTCTCCCTGGCAAGgcattaagagaaaaaaaaaattaattgattcAGTACACTGGAGAACAGGGCCAAAATTCTTTCAGGCATGGAAAACACTAGAATTAATCTAATTCAACTGGAAAGGTGATAAACTACACATATAACCACAACATTCCAACACACTGACTAATAAATTACCAATCACATTGAAAACAGAACAGATGAAGATCAGTTTTGTTCAAACTTTCATGAGACAATTTACAATGCAGAACAGGAGGTGTCTATAAAATCTGATGTCCAACTTGGTTTTCCAAATTTCAGCAAAGAACTGAACTGGGATTTTTATTCTGCCATCTTACTTGTGGactgtttacattttctttaatcagattcattaatcttcagtgcGTTATCCTGGTCAAGGCTGTGGATACTGAGCCTGGGAACTCTGGGCTCACAGCAAGATTACACCCAGGACAGGCCATCCATCACAgagcatcatgcacacacactcatgttcaTTCACACCCAAGACCATTTAGCACAGCCAACTCTAGTGTAGCCTcgtggcatgtttttgggaggtgagtaGAAACTGGAGAATGCAGAAGAAGCACAcgtggacatggggagaatatgcaaaaaaaCTCCAcccagacagtaaccagagctcaggattgaaccagggagcCTGGAACTGAGAGTTAGCAATGCTACCCGCTGTTACACTCTCAAAGAAAGTAAAGCTTGTGAGCACAGCCATGCTGTTGCCATGCTGCAGTATGGTTTCTTACAGTCAACATGCTAGACACTGCATCTCACCTGCTGAAGGAAGAGTTCTTCCTCAATGACCTCCACTCCCTCATCATCCTCTTCCTCGGCTACTGTGGCAGTCTTGAACACTGTGCTCCTTACAGCAACTTCCTGCAAAGAGCATTACAGACACTGATGAACTCTACACTGGCCACTGTTGGAATTACACTTTACAAACCAAATAGTGGCAGCCAGGGCATTTTTTCCTTGGAGTGTAATTTCTTACCTCTCCCTCTGGGTTAGTCAGGACCACCTTGATGTTCTCACCAGTGCCCCAGGAGCTCTGGTTCTTCCAGATGAGGTCAGTGGGAGGGTTGGAGCTCACACCTGCATTAGATGCCCAGATCTACAACAGACAGCATCACACTTAAACAGCTAGGCAACAATTTCAGAAATAGACAGTTGCATAAACTACTATTCAAAATAGATCATTAGTAAAAGAACTCCTCCATGACTGTTAAAAGGCAAAGCTAAGCACTTACAGTGACTTTCTGTCCAGCCTTCAGGACATATTTGGGAGTGAACTTGTAGGTAGCAGAAGTTTCTCCAATAATTCTGGTTAGCTCAAACCCTACCATTGCCTGGTCCTACAAAAGTCCATACATCTTGCATAAGCATCACAAAATGCATGAgatgaatattttttaagtaaatctTTTCCTCATGGTCTCTGACCTGATCAGAGTTGTTATGCAGCCGGATGAACTTGCCATCCACGTCAAGCTCATCGATGCTAACGTTGCCAGTGGCAGAAGCTGAGTGGGCGATGCTGACACTGCTGCTAGCCTCCGACTCTTCCACATCCACACGCTTCCTCTTCCCACGTGTGGTGCGAACGCTGCGGCTGGACGAGGCTCGAGACACAGTCACACGAGATGACGGGCTGGGAGAAAGCTTTAATCTGAAGAAGAGAGTGTTGACAAAGTAAATAGAAGGAAAAACGTTAAATGTTCGTGTTCAGTGGACCTGAGCCTGTCACACTCTAGCATATCTGAAACATTCTGCATAAACGTACGTGAATGTGAGTTTTACCTCTCCTCCTCGCCCTCCAGCAGCTTCCTATAGGCATTGATCTCCATGTCCAAGGCCAGTTTGACATCCAGCAGCTGTTCGTACTCATCAAGTTGCTGCTGCATCTTGGCGCGGATCTCGGCGATCTCACGCTCTTTATCAGCCAGCATCCTGCGGCTCAGATCCTTCTCTTGAGCCAGAGCAGCCTCCAGTTCACTGATGCGATCCTGCCAGCCACGTGTCtattcaaacaaatacaaagacatgagagaggaagaaaatggAGCAATAAGGAAAGAGCAcacaaaatgagcaaaaagGATTTGCCAACTAAAATTCATACCCTATGAGCAGTGACCATATGCAGCCTGCCTGTAAACACATTCCTGACTTTTCCATCTCTCATCTACCTTCCTCATCCACTCTTCTGTTTACCTGGTCCTGTTTCACTCCTCCTACTGTGCAGCTGTtgtctctcctgtctctcttccCTGCCTAGTACAATAAACCCTACACTGCTGAAGCACATTATAGAGATCACAGTGAGGTTCATGTGTCAATattaaaattctgaaaaaaaaaacattttataggagcattttgcaattttttttagccCACCAAGCAGATGCCACCCCTTCGGATGAAGCAAGAAAAAGTGCTAGCTCTGTACTGGTTCTGGTCAGAGCCAATTTCAGGGTCAGAAAAGGGAAATGTAGGCTAAATGAAGGAACTACACAGATCCATTACGTGGCAATATTGAAAAGTCAATAGTTTAAGGCgtctttaaaattatttgattaCGTGTCCAATACATGTCCAGTCTTTCatattacacactgcacctttaaaactcAGATCTCCAACATGCCATAAATAAGAGGGAAAATGGCACCAATatgaaaatgtttcaaaatgtttGGTACACCGCCGGCCATTTTCTGTCACATGAGCAAGAGAATTTTGCAGTCAAGCAAAAATGTTATGTGTCCTCAGTTTGTCTCAAATTTTAAACCAAAAGGTCTAGGTTAACATAACCTACTACTtcagatgtcattttttaaaaaaaatcaacttgaaGAATGTAAGTACTAGCTATGTGTAGTGCTCTTTGGGCACTGTCTAATGAACTCAGACAGACTGATATTAGAAAACTAACAGACCCTTGTGAATCTTAAATGTCTACATCAGCTGCACATACTAAACAGGAAGTTCATTCAAGCTGCAAAGAAGTGAGACACTGTTGCGCACTTTGCTCCATTACTGATGTTAGACACAATCTTTTAAtcaaaattgatttttttttttcttcactaaatGATTGGTAAGACAGAAATTAACACACACCAAATTTTTTTCCTGTCAAGATAATGTAGGGTGTAAATTCCCCAGCAAAAACAGTAGGAATGTGTTTAAGGGAATACATACCTCCTTCTGCAAGCTGGCCAGCTGAGCTGCCAGACTATCCACCCTCAAAACAGACTCCTTCAGCTCTTCCCGTGCCATGCTTGCTGAATTGCTGTTCATCTCTGAAGACAGGCGTATGTTCTC
This is a stretch of genomic DNA from Pangasianodon hypophthalmus isolate fPanHyp1 chromosome 17, fPanHyp1.pri, whole genome shotgun sequence. It encodes these proteins:
- the lmnb1 gene encoding lamin-B1 — its product is MATATSTPAGQRISTRASTAGGGTPLSPTRITRLQEKEELSNLNDRLATYIDKVRSLESENSVLHLQISEKEEVRSRELTGLKALYETELADARRSLDDTAKERARLQIELGKLRTEHEQLLQNYAKKDADLAGCQARLKDVEALLNTKEASLSTAYSEKKALEAMLADLHAQIQELEAALVSAKKQLGDETLLRVDVENRCQSLAEELEFRKNMFEEEIKDTRRRHETRLVEVDSGHQMEYEFKLAQALADMRQQHDDQVKLYKEEMEQTYLAKLENIRLSSEMNSNSASMAREELKESVLRVDSLAAQLASLQKETRGWQDRISELEAALAQEKDLSRRMLADKEREIAEIRAKMQQQLDEYEQLLDVKLALDMEINAYRKLLEGEEERLKLSPSPSSRVTVSRASSSRSVRTTRGKRKRVDVEESEASSSVSIAHSASATGNVSIDELDVDGKFIRLHNNSDQDQAMVGFELTRIIGETSATYKFTPKYVLKAGQKVTIWASNAGVSSNPPTDLIWKNQSSWGTGENIKVVLTNPEGEEVAVRSTVFKTATVAEEEDDEGVEVIEEELFLQQGEPPREGAKRGCSIM